DNA sequence from the Methanolobus psychrophilus R15 genome:
TGCTCTGTCCAGAGGTAGAACCTGCCCTCCTCGTCCTCACTGTCAGCGTCCTCGGCAGAATAGAAGCCACCTTCAGGGGAATGCATATCCCTGAGCACGTAGCTGAACACTTCCTCCGCGTTCTCTCTGTATTCGGGGTTTTGTGTAGCCTGGTAAGTTTCGACAAGAGCTATCGATATCAGTGCCTGGTCATAGAGCATCTTCTCAAAGTGAGGTACCAGCCACCTGGAGTCCGTGGAATAGCGATGGAAGCCAAAGCCGATGTGGTCATAGATGCCTCCCTTACGCATTGCCTTAAGTGTTTCCTCTGCCATTTCCAGTGCCTTATCCTCTTTGGACCTCTTCCAGTATCGCAGCAGAAATTTAAGATGGTGAGGAGTGGGGAACTTTGGTGCGTTACCAAAACCTGCGCTGGAAGGGTCGAAACTGCTGCGCAGGAGTTGGTAGGTCCTATCAAGCGTGCTCTCATCCAGCCCGGGACCCTCTGTGCTATCGCGCGCACCGCCGGATATTGCAGATACGATCTCCTCTGCGTTGGCTATGAGCTCTTCTCTCTGTCGGGTCCACATATTGCTGACCGCAGGAACAATGTCAAGCATGCCTGCCATTCCATACCTGCTCTCCCTGGGTATGTAGGTTGCTGCCATGAAGGGTTTTTTGTCCGGGGTCATTATTATGGAAAGAGGCCATCCTCCCCTGCCGGTCAGTGCCTGGCAGACAGACATGTATATAGTATCGATGTCCGGTCTTTCCTCCCTGTCAACCTTGATGGGTACGAATGCCTCGTTCATCAGTTCCGCAACCTGCGGATCCTCGAAGGATTCCCTCTCCATCACATGACACCAGTGGCATGTAGAGTATCCGATGGATAGGAATATCGGTTTATCATCCTGCTTTGCCTTATTGAAAGCCTCTTCCCCCCAGGGATACCAGTCAACAGGATTATGCGCATGCTGAAGAAGGTATGGACTTTTCTCTCCTGCCAGCCGGTTAACATTATGTTCATTGTCATCGGGCTTATTTTCCTGCAATTGTTTCACCTCTTATGCGAGTGAACAGGATAATCATAAAAGCCGACCTCTCATAGATGCTTCTTCAGTTAATTGATATATCCCACTCATGTTAACTATCGAATTTGCTATTATTTATATGTGCCTGGGTGTCATTTTCCATTTCCTCTCTCTTCATCATTATAATGATGAAATTTTAAAGTATCACTAAGTTTAAATAGTTGTGAGCATGCAATAGTCAATTAGACCTCCTGACGGGGTCAGATAGATGAAAAACGATATGCGGGGTAAAAAATGGATAAGCGTTTACTAATAATACCTGTTATTCTTGTGATAGGAGCTGCAGTCCTGCTGAGCGGTGTACTGAACCTTTCTAATAACGATGTTCCAGCTGCGGCTGAAGATATAATAGTTACAGACGAACCTGAAACTATCTTCCAGTCGGCAGACATTAATGATTCGGACGTGAACGAAACTTTCGAAGAGGCACCTTCAACTCCGAATATGGGAGGTATGGGGGGCATGGGAGGAGGTTTACCGGCAGCCACTCCGGTAACTACCACGCCCACAACAGATACTGATAACGATGATGATACTGAAGGATCAGCTGCATCAAATACCACTTACACTTTTTATATAAAGGTGGCAGAATAAACCTAATACGCCAGTAAGCCGGGTTTCAGCAAGCAGGTGGATAATGATGCCCGGCTGCAATAGTATTTTTTATTTTTCAGTACATCACTTTTGCGAATCCCTGAGTCTGCTTCTTGCAGATGTTGGTGTGCTTCTCTTCGTCCTTTATTAGTCTATCCATATCCTGCATGAACTCCGTCCTGTCCTCCTGGTCAGGGAGCAGTTCTTCTACAACAGCAGCCTCAGTATTCCTGATATCCTTATATGCATTCATGGCAAGTATCTCATACTTCTGTATGTTTCCAAACATCTCTGGCGCCGATAATCCGTCAAAATCGAATATATGGGGTGGGAGACCATTTGGAACCGTCTGCGGGACTTCAAGATTTGCTTTTTTCAGCCATTTCTCGACTATCGATCCGTGAATGTCTGAGTCATGAGACAACAGCTCCAGTGCTTCGAGGTTCTCTTCCATCATCTCAATACGTGCTTTCCATGTACCCAGTTGTTCCATCTCGGATTCTATCCAGAACATACGTTGTAATAGGGAAACAAGGATCTTTTTGTCTTTGATTATTGGCATATAATATCCTCTAATAATAATATTATAAATTATATATTAATATGTGTTGGTGTTATTAGCGATACTTTCTTATACAACTGATATATTCTCTGGATATTATCTCGGGAATACTTTTGAGGTATTCTTAATACCCTTACTCATACTTCATGGAGGATATCACTATCAATGCTTCAATAGCCCTGTTAAGCAGCGGACTGGACTCTGTAACAGCTGTATCCCTGGCAAGAGAACACACAGATGTAAAGCTTGCACTCGTATTTGACTATGGCCAGCGCTCAGCTAAGCGTGAGATCGAATGCTCAAAAAAAATATGTGAGCATTTTGGAATTGCCCTTCAGGTCATTGACCTTGGCTGGCTTGCAGCTATCACAAAAACATCTCTTGTGAATACTGACAGCGATGTACCTGCAATGTCCCTTGAGAAGATAGCCGGGGATGCGGACCCTTCTATCACTATTGAATCTGCAAAGAGTGTATGGGTGCCTAACCGTAATGGTGTGCTTATAAACATTGCAGCAAGCTTCGCAGAGAGTATGGGATATGAGAATGTCATTGTGGGCTTTAACAGGGAGGAAGCTGTGACATTTCCGGACAATTCTTCGGATTTCATCGGGGCAATCAACGGCTCCCTTTTATACTCAACACTTAATGGAGTTAAAGTACTGGCTCCACTCATCGGTCTTGATAAAAAAAGCATAGTTCTTAAGGCAATGGAAGCCAGGGCTCCCCTGGAGTACAGCTGGAGCTGTTATCATGGAGGAGACTTGCCCTGCGGTGTATGCGAGAGCTGTGTTAGAAGGAAACGTGCTTTTGATGAGGCAGGCATTGCAGACCCGCTTTTTGTAAGACTTGGGGCCACACAGGGATAAATGCAACAAAAGTGGCTGCATAATAATGATTGTGTGACGGGGAAACGAGTGATAAGATGGAATGCATAATTATTGATAAGAGGATCGATTACGACGGGAGCCAGATATCTTCCCTCTGGGCCTACAACCTGGCAGACGTGCAGGCTGATTCGATCATAGGTTTCAGGGGTGCATGTGATGTCAGGATCGAACACATGATCGACCTCGAGGATAAGAAACAGGGCGACATTATATTTTCCACCGACATGCTCCACTTCGTTATCGAGCATTTCGACTCAACCGACCTCAAACTGGTGTATGCAAGACAGAGACTGTTCACATCTCTAGTTCGTGAGGTGCTCTCTCTAAGATACTCCGATATCACAC
Encoded proteins:
- a CDS encoding exsB protein codes for the protein MEDITINASIALLSSGLDSVTAVSLAREHTDVKLALVFDYGQRSAKREIECSKKICEHFGIALQVIDLGWLAAITKTSLVNTDSDVPAMSLEKIAGDADPSITIESAKSVWVPNRNGVLINIAASFAESMGYENVIVGFNREEAVTFPDNSSDFIGAINGSLLYSTLNGVKVLAPLIGLDKKSIVLKAMEARAPLEYSWSCYHGGDLPCGVCESCVRRKRAFDEAGIADPLFVRLGATQG